A single genomic interval of Penicillium psychrofluorescens genome assembly, chromosome: 2 harbors:
- a CDS encoding uncharacterized protein (ID:PFLUO_003620-T1.cds;~source:funannotate) codes for MGTKTRAPPKSATEPAVVSRHLPDKTFVIDNGAYTLKAGYVSDLPPAEDEALSACSTIPNALAKTRDNRVVIGPQLLTHVSDWNEVMFRRPVEKGYIVNWEAQREIWEQSFFEEKATARNKSSRIANPEETTLILTEAPNAIPLLQRNADEIVMEEWGFGGYTRCIGPTLNAWNEVHTLFGDSTTPQPDAAPLPVDCLLVVDSGYSHTTVTPVYKGQALQRGIRRLDLGGKHLTNYLKEIVSIRQYNMVDETYIMNEVKEAVCFVSNDFSADMEQTSKAGRRRQAGSDKSVVVDYVLPDPNAGRKGFMRPHDPMLEAKKKKGALSGLSADVLSEDVLVLGNERFAVPEILFNPRDIGMKQAGIPDIILQSLSVLPTGLHPPFLANVLVVGGNSLTPGFIERLETELRQVASADCVVRVRRAQDPIRSTWLGGSRLAANREELGKVAITRQEYQEYGSGWTGRRFAGNV; via the exons ATGGGCACAAAGACCCGAGCTCCTCCAAAGTCTGCCACGGAACCGGCAGTGGTGTCGCGACACTTGCCGGACAAGACCTTCGTGATCGACAATGGCGCATACACCCTCAAAGCTGGCTATGTCTCTGATCTCCCAcctgccgaagatgaagccCTCTCCGCCTGCTCGACAATACCAAATGCCCTAGCCAAGACTCGGGACAATCGTGTCGTTATCGGTCCACAGCTATTGACCCATGTCAGCGACTGGAATGAGGTCATGTTCCGCCGCCCGGTGGAGAAGGGATATATTGTGAATTGGGAAGCGCAGAGAGAAATCTGGGAGCAGTCCTTTTTTGAAGAGAAGGCGACGGCACGAAATAAGAGTTCCCGGATAGCCAACCCGGAAGAAACAACACTCATTCTCACCGAGGCTCCCAATGCCATACCGCTGCTGCAGCGGAACGCAGATGAAATCGTGATGGAAGAGTGGGGATTTGGAGGGTATACAAGGTGTATAG GTCCGACCTTAAACGCCTGGAACGAAGTCCATACTCTCTTCGGAGACTCTACCACCCCCCAACCCGATGCCGCCCCCTTGCCTGTCGACTGCTTGTTGGTAGTCGACTCGGGCTACTCCCATACCACGGTTACTCCAGTATACAAAGGCCAAGCCCTCCAACGTGGAATTCGGAGACTTGATCTCGGTGGCAAACACCTCACCAACTACCTCAAAGAGATCGTGTCGATACGACAATATAACATGGTGGACGAAACATATATCATGAACGAAGTGAAAGAGGCAGTTTGTTTTGTGAGCAATGATTTTTCCGCGGATATGGAACAGACCTCAAAAGCCGGCCGGAGGCGTCAAGCAGGCTCTGACAAGagcgtggtggtggattACGTGCTTCCCGACCCAAACGCAGGCAGAAAGGGCTTCATGCGACCCCACGATCCTATGTTAGAggccaaaaagaagaagggcgcgCTTTCTGGCCTTAGTGCTGATGTGCTCTCGGAGGATGTCCTGGTCCTTGGCAATGAACGCTTTGCAGTCCCAGAGATTCTGTTTAACCCGCGCGATATTGGCATGAAACAGGCAGGCATTCCGGACATCATTCTCCAGAGCCTGTCTGTATTGCCCACTGGGTTGCACCCTCCGTTTCTGGCCAACGTGCTGGTTGTCGGTGGCAATTCTCTCACCCCAGGATTCATAGAGAGATT GGAGACCGAACTGCGTCAGGTTGCCTCGGCTGACTGTGTTGTGCGAGTGCGTCGAGCCCAAGA TCCTATTCGGTCCACATGGCTGGGAGGCTCTCGTCTCGCGGCCAACCGAGAAGAATTGGGCAAGGTGGCCATTACTCGCCAGGAATATCAGGAATACGGGTCTGGATGGACTGGACGAAGGTTTGCTGGCAACGTATGA